One Ranitomeya variabilis isolate aRanVar5 chromosome 4, aRanVar5.hap1, whole genome shotgun sequence genomic window, GATTTCAGTAGTATGAGATgacaagaagaatagtcaggtagtctGGCTACAACCGTGAGggaagagaaaatacaaaatcaaaagACACAAGAGTAGTCCGTAAACAGGCCggagtcacaacaggaaacaaatacccaAGCTGGGAGCTGagtacagaggactgaaccagaggagaaccagCCTGTATCTCGCAGCTTCCAGCAATATGCTTCAAGCTTTAGTGGGGTGCGGTGCTTTCCAGTTGGCTGAAGTAAGGAGCAGATTACTCTAGCTGGACAGCGTGCACACCCAAACCCATGGATGGTACCCCTGCCAGAATGGATGGTATCACAGGTTGCAGGCAACTTAAACTTGGTGGCTCGACAGTCTGCGCcccccagagcttctggttcttATGTCTCCTCCATTACCAGCGCCGCCTATAGAATGAATAAGCAGACGGCATAAGAGCAGATCCCAGAGAAGCTGGGACACAGCATTTGTAAaagccctaatatgacaaaatgtcagaaaaccagagcagtagaaatccctataaagtgactccattttggacagTATAACCCTCTGTGAATTAATCTTTAggagtagtgacaattttgactccacagccactttccgtTAATTAGCgcacagtggatgttggagagtaaaaatggaaaatttaccgttttattacccaacacatagtgcccaggtTGTGCTCCAGAAGACACACGcaccataaattaagtgggttcttctcgctatagtaatgccaaatacatggatgctaaatgtggtttgagcACATTGCAAGGCTAGTAAGCGAGGGGGAGATTTAACTTTGGAGAGTGGATTTTGCTAGATTAGTTTATGGAAGTGATGTAGCTTTTCAAGCCACTAATAATGtagaaacctctgtttttccattgacagatgatggacctgagaggggacttgttttttgtaagATGAGTAGAACTTTTCATTGGTATTATTTTGtctacataacattgtttggtggctttttattccatatttgggaggcagCATGAACAAACTGACTGTTGAACCCCATGCTCCACTAGTTCATCCTATgatgttttctattagactgtgaactgtcattttgTTGGTGAATAATTCAAATTTATTACATAAGTTGCCATTTTTAATGACCGTTTAAGTTGAAATGTTCAAAAAATATTAAATTGTTGATATTTCGTggaaaaataattggttttattcttagcagattactgtaccaggagatcagaggggcagctttcatcttcaatttttaaatcagaggatcttgagatcacacaggatacaattgaagtgaatgtcattacgccagatataccatcatgccttcacagcaaagatctgtcatctgatcctttgaaatgggtcctgtcttctgattccttaccaactactaaggaaaatcaaagtcacaaaataagcattaaaaaacgaacTGCTCCTAAATCGAAGAAGCTGTTTTCACCTTCCGAATATGGAAATAGCTTTCCGCTTGAAAAGCATTTTCTTAAACATCAAacaattcacacagcagagaacagatgttcttgttcaaaatgtgggaaatgttttaaccataaatcaaatttgcttaagcaccagagaattcacacaggggagaagcctttttcatgttcacaatgtggtaaatgtttttgcCAGAAATCAAATTTGCttaggcaccagagaattcacacaggggagaagcctttttcctgttcagaatgtgggaaatgttttagccagaaatcagctCTGCttcagcaccagagaattcacacaggggagaaggctttttcctgctcagaatgtgggaaatgttttaaccgaaaatcagttcttgattaccaccagagaattcacacaggggagaaacctttttcctgttcacattgtgggaaatgttttaaccataaatcagatttgcgtacgcaccagagaagtcacacgggggagaagcctttttcttgttcagattgtgggaaatgctttaaccgAAAATCAGTTCTTGATTAccaccagaaaattcacacaggggagaagcctttttcttgttcagaatgtgggaaatgttttaaccagaaatcacatttgcttaagcaccagagaattcacacaggggagaagcctttttcatgttcagaatgtgggaaatgttttatccagaaatcggctcttgatcaccaccagagaacccacacaggggagaagcctttttcctgttcagaatgtgggaagtgttttaacctGAAAGTGCATCTTGatcagcaccagagaacccacacaggtgagaagcctttttcttgttcagaatgtgggaaatgttttagccagaaatcagatttgcttaagcaccagagaattcacacaggggagaagcctttttcatgttcagaatgtgggaaatgttttagccagaaatcggttcttgatcaccaccagagaacccacacaggggagaagcctttttcctgttcagaatgtgggaaatgttttagccagaaatcagatctgcttaagcaccagagaattcacacaggggaggctttttcctgttcagaatgtgggaaatgttttagccagaaatcagatctgcttaagcaccagagaattcacacaggggagaagcctttttcctgttcagaatgtgggaaatgttttagccagaaatcagatctgcttaagcaccagagaattcacacaggggagaaggctttttcctgttcagaatgtgggaattgttttagccagaaatcaggtttgcttaagcaccagagaattcacacaggggagaagcctttttcatgttcagaatgtgggaaatgtttcatctGGAAATCGGTTCTTGAtcaccaccagaaaacccacacaggggagaagcccttttcctgttcagaatgtgggaattgttttaGCCAGAAAgcagatttgcttaagcaccagagaattcacacaggggagaagcctttttcctgttcagaatgtgggaaatgttttatccagaaatcggctcttgattaccaccagagaacccacacaggggagaagcctttttcctgttcagaatgtgggaaatgttttatccggaaatcggttcttgatcaccaccagagaacccacacaggggagaagcctttttcctgttcagaatgtgggaaatgttttatccggaaatcggttcttgatcaccaccagagaattcacacaggggaaaagcctttttcatgttcttaatgtgggaaatgttttaaacggaaattgtattttcttaaaggagttgtcatCATGTTTTGCCttgttaaaattttaaaaaaaatcatattcacctTCCGTACCGGTGCTGTTCCAGTGGTATCGTCACTCACATTCCTGGGGCTCATGAGGTTGTTGCATCACacaagccctgtgcccaatcagccccAGCTTCACTGTCCCCGCCCTCGATGTATTGAACATgaagccagtagggttgagcgaaacggatcggacattttcaaacatcgtcgactttcagcaaagtcgggtttcatgaaacccgacccgatcccactgtgggttcggccatgcggtcggcgatcttcgcgccaaagtcgcgtttcgtatgacgctttccccgccattttttcagccaatgaaggagtgtgggcaacgtgatgacataggttccggcttgctttctgcgggtcacagggggtataactgccatattaccgtttgggatgtagcgatttccacagtccaacacaaccaatgctttgcacggaggggagagagagagagactttgatttcccattgacttacattgggtttcgtgtttcggtcgatccccgacttttcgcgataatcggccgatttcaatcgactcaacttttgagaaagtcgggtttcgcgaaa contains:
- the LOC143766498 gene encoding uncharacterized protein LOC143766498; protein product: MDMDRDKMAERILHLTLEILFRLTGEDYTVVKKTSSERCQDPVSEGWGRPLSPVMWPPPHPLIHEDINDQKILELTYKMIELLTGEVPIRCQDVAVYFSMEEWEYLEGHKDLYKDIMMEVPQPLKSPDLSSRRTTPERCPHPLLPQDCKQEDPNVPQDHQCEDLTRINTTETYVRGDEWCKEEIPTYDYPDYCTRRSEGQLSSSIFKSEDLEITQDTIEVNVITPDIPSCLHSKDLSSDPLKWVLSSDSLPTTKENQSHKISIKKRTAPKSKKLFSPSEYGNSFPLEKHFLKHQTIHTAENRCSCSKCGKCFNHKSNLLKHQRIHTGEKPFSCSQCGKCFCQKSNLLRHQRIHTGEKPFSCSECGKCFSQKSALLQHQRIHTGEKAFSCSECGKCFNRKSVLDYHQRIHTGEKPFSCSHCGKCFNHKSDLRTHQRSHTGEKPFSCSDCGKCFNRKSVLDYHQKIHTGEKPFSCSECGKCFNQKSHLLKHQRIHTGEKPFSCSECGKCFIQKSALDHHQRTHTGEKPFSCSECGKCFNLKVHLDQHQRTHTGEKPFSCSECGKCFSQKSDLLKHQRIHTGEKPFSCSECGKCFSQKSVLDHHQRTHTGEKPFSCSECGKCFSQKSDLLKHQRIHTGEAFSCSECGKCFSQKSDLLKHQRIHTGEKPFSCSECGKCFSQKSDLLKHQRIHTGEKAFSCSECGNCFSQKSGLLKHQRIHTGEKPFSCSECGKCFIWKSVLDHHQKTHTGEKPFSCSECGNCFSQKADLLKHQRIHTGEKPFSCSECGKCFIQKSALDYHQRTHTGEKPFSCSECGKCFIRKSVLDHHQRTHTGEKPFSCSECGKCFIRKSVLDHHQRIHTGEKPFSCS